The following are encoded in a window of bacterium genomic DNA:
- a CDS encoding DUF6785 family protein, whose product MVPSQPTRGLTIRSFVVAIVSMLLMGIWIQYEELYNTYGGPLAENSPPNSAVGVIGVLLLICAVLYKIRRPLRLVAAELVVIYAALVLAAPLMTQGMWHRIFGLVAAVPHNQDFKTYDSLPLIAWPHGDNLCVNGQFKDKLTGFTHTGGGALGWEDATIKDKQIRTSPVLSNGTAADSRTALQWSINRYDKKGKQVLVPGESCLFSMLVRAQGFTKGSSYFVTMQADDGVVQTLLVSADVTQPSFAFPGGFQRVGLNPVKIPSDLKNKLNFAVTLTGEGALALQDMQFFNVEAVEGAYAGRRLVTESNLANLDPSERDFLVVRPDNMFSWAGLKFLITGYIPLRQWMQPAMTWGLLVLGLFIGFLGMNVLMRKQWVEFERFTFPLTILPKTLFEETVTPEGKVYRTVFRNRILWAGFTVGLVLALLKGIQFYYPQCPAPIFNVATFGEYFTSPVIKAFLQNVGIGVGTGIGLSLCLLAIALLIETDILFSLWAFFILFQLWHLFGKAFTLTRYPGYPWEFQQAMGAFIGYALLAVFVGRHHLARVFRMVVGRGKPGEDASSQDEVVSYRQAVLLIISSLATLALWGVWTEMGVKASLLFFGYMLICGFAASKIRAECGAPFGYLTPYMGIQFMTALGGFAVFQSTGMLMASLASGFICTSVFLLIAPVQVEMMELGRHFKVRPRDVGAGLTLGVLGGLLIGGFVLLCWLYGFGGNSLKTAWPYGQNWYFNSFRAGEADADRAFAVGTLGKTPELAPFNVAQNMDAKGLTIGAGITGAVAFLRMKFMWFPFHPIGYVLASSYFMKGSWFVLFLAWLARLVLFRLGGAHVIRRGLVPFCVGMFLGCVASIVVFDVVGICLRVQGVTEVYSKIP is encoded by the coding sequence ATGGTTCCTAGCCAACCGACAAGAGGTCTGACCATCCGGTCGTTCGTTGTGGCCATTGTGTCCATGCTGTTGATGGGCATTTGGATACAATACGAAGAATTATATAATACTTATGGTGGGCCCTTGGCGGAGAATTCGCCCCCGAATAGTGCGGTGGGCGTAATAGGTGTGTTGTTGTTGATTTGTGCGGTGCTCTATAAGATCCGCCGTCCTCTGCGCCTGGTGGCTGCTGAACTGGTGGTTATTTATGCCGCCCTGGTGTTGGCCGCGCCGCTCATGACCCAGGGGATGTGGCATCGGATTTTCGGTTTGGTTGCCGCCGTGCCTCACAATCAGGATTTCAAGACGTATGATAGTTTGCCTCTGATCGCTTGGCCGCATGGTGACAATCTTTGCGTGAATGGCCAATTTAAGGACAAGCTGACCGGATTCACGCATACCGGGGGAGGTGCCCTCGGGTGGGAAGACGCCACAATCAAGGACAAGCAGATCCGGACGAGCCCGGTGTTGTCCAATGGCACTGCCGCTGACTCGCGTACCGCGCTGCAATGGTCAATCAACCGTTATGACAAAAAGGGCAAACAAGTGCTTGTTCCCGGCGAGAGTTGCCTTTTCTCCATGTTGGTTCGGGCGCAAGGGTTCACGAAAGGATCCAGCTATTTTGTCACGATGCAGGCTGATGACGGGGTCGTCCAAACGCTGTTGGTCAGTGCGGATGTGACCCAACCGTCCTTCGCTTTTCCAGGCGGGTTTCAGCGGGTCGGCCTCAATCCCGTCAAAATTCCTTCTGATCTCAAAAACAAACTGAATTTTGCCGTCACGCTTACTGGGGAGGGGGCTCTCGCGTTGCAGGACATGCAGTTCTTTAATGTTGAGGCCGTTGAGGGTGCTTATGCCGGACGACGGCTGGTGACGGAGTCGAATCTGGCTAATCTGGATCCCAGTGAGCGCGATTTTCTGGTGGTCCGGCCCGACAATATGTTCAGCTGGGCTGGTCTCAAATTTCTGATAACGGGGTACATTCCCTTGCGACAATGGATGCAACCTGCAATGACTTGGGGGTTGTTAGTATTAGGTCTGTTTATCGGCTTCCTTGGCATGAATGTGTTGATGCGCAAGCAGTGGGTAGAGTTTGAGCGTTTTACGTTTCCCCTCACGATTCTTCCCAAGACTTTGTTTGAAGAGACGGTGACGCCGGAAGGAAAGGTCTATCGCACTGTTTTTCGAAACCGGATTCTGTGGGCCGGATTTACGGTCGGGCTTGTGTTGGCGTTGTTAAAGGGTATCCAGTTTTACTACCCCCAGTGTCCGGCGCCCATTTTTAATGTTGCAACCTTTGGCGAATATTTCACCAGTCCGGTGATCAAGGCCTTTTTGCAGAATGTGGGGATTGGGGTTGGAACAGGTATAGGACTATCGTTGTGTTTGCTGGCTATCGCCTTGCTGATCGAGACGGACATTCTTTTTTCGCTGTGGGCGTTTTTCATATTATTCCAATTATGGCATCTGTTCGGGAAAGCCTTCACGCTGACCAGGTATCCGGGATATCCCTGGGAGTTCCAGCAGGCGATGGGGGCCTTCATAGGGTACGCTCTTTTGGCGGTGTTTGTCGGACGGCATCATCTGGCGCGAGTCTTTCGCATGGTGGTCGGACGGGGCAAACCCGGGGAAGATGCCAGTTCGCAGGATGAAGTGGTGTCCTATCGGCAGGCCGTTTTATTGATTATTTCATCATTGGCGACACTGGCTCTTTGGGGTGTTTGGACGGAGATGGGCGTCAAGGCCAGTCTTTTATTTTTTGGCTACATGTTAATTTGTGGCTTCGCGGCGAGTAAGATCCGTGCGGAATGTGGCGCCCCTTTCGGCTACCTGACGCCGTATATGGGAATCCAGTTTATGACTGCGTTGGGCGGGTTTGCGGTATTCCAATCAACGGGGATGTTGATGGCCTCGCTGGCCAGTGGTTTCATTTGTACCTCGGTGTTTCTGCTGATCGCGCCGGTGCAGGTGGAAATGATGGAGCTGGGTCGGCATTTCAAAGTGCGGCCGCGTGATGTGGGTGCAGGGTTAACGCTCGGGGTGTTGGGTGGCTTGCTGATCGGTGGTTTTGTGCTGCTTTGCTGGCTTTACGGATTCGGCGGTAACAGCCTTAAAACCGCTTGGCCCTATGGGCAGAATTGGTATTTCAATAGTTTCCGTGCTGGAGAGGCTGATGCCGATCGCGCTTTTGCGGTAGGCACCCTTGGTAAAACGCCGGAGTTGGCTCCGTTCAATGTCGCACAGAATATGGATGCCAAGGGGTTGACGATTGGCGCGGGGATTACGGGGGCGGTGGCGTTTCTGCGGATGAAGTTCATGTGGTTTCCGTTCCATCCCATCGGATATGTTCTGGCTTCGAGTTACTTTATGAAGGGATCCTGGTTTGTCCTCTTTCTGGCGTGGCTGGCCCGCTTGGTGCTCTTCCGTCTTGGGGGAGCGCATGTCATACGTCGGGGCCTGGTTCCTTTTTGTGTGGGAATGTTCCTAGGCTGCGTTGCGTCGATAGTTGTCTTTGACGTTGTGGGCATTTGCCTGCGAGTCCAGGGTGTAACCGAAGTTTACTCGAAAATACCATGA